Proteins co-encoded in one Candidatus Tectomicrobia bacterium genomic window:
- a CDS encoding HAD family hydrolase, translating into MTRPASAEGRFRAVAFDLFDTLVDFDPQRIPEVIIDGRRERTTSRAAYDALFEAGYHLPNYPAFHLLWLDTSRELWEERNRSPEYLEVSSTERFRRLLDRLVSIPGPKKEEAAALARDTHMEAIIGSAGFPAARFAMLDRIREAGLRMGVISNFDHTPAAHRLLERRGLSGYLDVVVVSEEEGFRKPAPRLFLKAAGGLGAVPGEALFVGDDFEADVRGAQAAGMPCAWLNRRGEASPEGAAPPDFEIRKVEETLRLLSLA; encoded by the coding sequence GTGACCCGCCCGGCCTCCGCCGAGGGCCGCTTCCGCGCCGTCGCCTTCGACCTGTTCGACACCCTGGTGGACTTCGACCCGCAGCGCATCCCCGAGGTGATCATCGACGGGAGGCGGGAGCGCACCACCTCCCGCGCCGCCTATGACGCCCTCTTCGAGGCGGGCTACCACCTGCCGAACTACCCCGCCTTCCATCTCCTCTGGCTCGACACTTCCCGGGAGCTCTGGGAGGAGCGCAACCGCAGCCCCGAGTACCTGGAGGTTTCCTCCACGGAGCGCTTCCGGCGCCTGCTCGACCGGCTCGTGTCCATCCCGGGCCCCAAGAAGGAGGAGGCGGCGGCGCTCGCCAGGGACACCCACATGGAGGCCATTATCGGGTCGGCCGGCTTCCCTGCCGCCCGCTTCGCCATGCTCGACCGCATCCGGGAGGCGGGGCTCCGGATGGGGGTGATCTCCAACTTCGATCACACCCCTGCGGCGCACCGGCTCCTGGAGCGGCGCGGGCTCTCGGGCTACCTGGACGTGGTCGTGGTTTCGGAGGAGGAAGGTTTCCGCAAGCCGGCGCCCCGGCTCTTCCTCAAGGCGGCCGGGGGCTTGGGCGCGGTGCCTGGGGAGGCCCTCTTCGTCGGGGACGACTTCGAGGCGGACGTGAGGGGGGCCCAGGCGGCGGGGATGCCCTGCGCCTGGCTCAACCGCCGGGGAGAGGCGTCTCCCGAGGGCGCCGCCCCTCCCGATTTCGAGATCCGAAAGGTCGAAGAAACCCTCCGGCTCCTCTCCCTCGCCTAG
- a CDS encoding gamma-glutamyl-gamma-aminobutyrate hydrolase family protein (Members of this family of hydrolases with an active site Cys residue belong to MEROPS family C26.): MAIFAFQHTDAEHLSLLGGVLMRRRIPVRYFPLHRGHPLPSPEELWREARGLVVLGGPMGVHEAEKHPWLRPEMALLGEALRRDFPVYGLCLGSQLMAGALGARVYPGGAKKEIGWFPVQRTGEGARDPLLAGEGDEFTAFQWHGDTFDLPAGAAHLASSERYPHQAFRSGRRGYAFQFHLEVAPEDIRRWLRAFAGDLASARSDADPNEILARMPAAIGELNARAERLFLRWLEMAGYPPA, encoded by the coding sequence TTGGCCATCTTCGCTTTTCAGCACACCGACGCGGAGCATCTTTCGCTGCTGGGCGGGGTCCTCATGCGGCGGCGGATCCCCGTCCGCTACTTCCCCCTTCACCGGGGCCATCCCCTTCCTTCTCCGGAGGAGCTGTGGCGTGAGGCGAGGGGCCTCGTGGTGCTGGGCGGCCCCATGGGGGTCCATGAGGCGGAGAAGCATCCTTGGCTAAGGCCCGAGATGGCGCTCCTCGGGGAGGCCCTGCGGCGGGATTTTCCCGTCTATGGCCTCTGCCTGGGGAGCCAGCTCATGGCCGGAGCGCTCGGGGCGCGGGTGTATCCGGGCGGGGCCAAGAAGGAAATCGGCTGGTTTCCGGTCCAGCGGACGGGGGAGGGCGCCCGCGACCCCCTGCTGGCCGGTGAGGGGGACGAGTTCACCGCCTTCCAGTGGCACGGGGACACGTTCGATCTTCCGGCGGGCGCCGCGCACCTCGCCTCCTCGGAGCGCTATCCGCACCAGGCCTTCCGGTCCGGGCGGAGGGGCTACGCCTTCCAATTCCACCTCGAGGTGGCCCCGGAGGACATCCGCCGGTGGCTCCGGGCCTTCGCCGGGGACCTGGCCTCCGCCCGCTCGGACGCCGATCCTAATGAAATTCTCGCCCGGATGCCCGCCGCCATCGGGGAGCTGAACGCCCGGGCGGAGCGCCTGTTCCTCCGCTGGCTGGAGATGGCGGGGTACCCGCCGGCCTGA
- a CDS encoding CinA family nicotinamide mononucleotide deamidase-related protein, with amino-acid sequence MAEPIRGEIVAIGTEMLLGDLIDTNSAFIAQQLKSIGVNMYFKHTVGDNLDRIASVIGSAHARSQVVITTGGLGPTVDDLTREAVAKAIGVELEFRQDLYDYIDAYFQRRGFKMSDNNRKQAFVPKGATVIENPRGTAPCFYCEDAKGIILVSPGVPHEMRYIIGERAIPILREKFPLTDVIRTRVLKSCGLGESRVDEMIGDLFRESVNPSIGVLAHPGQVDVRITARAASIEQAEKMIDGLEVKVRERLGAAIYGVGEVTLDAAVARLLAEKGRTLALVESNTGGAILQRLSSWPERVKFLKRGVVALNPEELSRMFRLPLDKEPSGQDFAEALAVRVREESGADLGLAVFGPNPPENIEPEKSRAAIKVGNTYVALSTDSKVFHYEGNFGGDERFVQSRVPVYALDLVRRALLGLD; translated from the coding sequence ATGGCTGAACCCATTCGAGGCGAGATCGTCGCCATCGGGACCGAGATGCTCCTCGGCGACCTGATCGACACCAACAGCGCCTTCATCGCGCAGCAGCTCAAGTCCATCGGCGTCAACATGTATTTCAAGCACACCGTGGGGGACAACCTCGACCGCATCGCCTCGGTCATCGGCAGCGCCCACGCCCGCAGCCAAGTGGTCATCACCACCGGCGGCCTCGGGCCCACGGTGGACGACCTCACGCGGGAGGCCGTGGCCAAGGCGATAGGGGTGGAGCTCGAGTTCCGCCAAGACCTCTACGATTACATCGACGCCTACTTCCAGCGGCGCGGCTTCAAGATGTCGGACAACAACCGCAAGCAGGCCTTCGTGCCCAAGGGGGCGACCGTCATCGAGAATCCCCGGGGCACGGCCCCGTGCTTCTACTGCGAGGACGCGAAGGGCATCATCCTCGTGAGCCCGGGCGTGCCCCACGAGATGCGCTACATCATCGGGGAAAGGGCCATCCCCATCTTGCGCGAGAAGTTCCCGCTGACCGACGTCATCCGCACCCGGGTGCTCAAGAGCTGTGGCCTGGGGGAGAGCCGGGTGGACGAGATGATCGGGGACCTCTTCCGGGAATCGGTGAATCCGAGCATCGGAGTGCTGGCCCACCCCGGACAGGTGGACGTTCGCATCACGGCCCGCGCGGCGAGCATCGAGCAAGCGGAGAAGATGATCGACGGCCTCGAGGTCAAGGTCCGCGAGCGGCTGGGAGCGGCGATCTATGGAGTAGGAGAGGTCACGCTCGACGCGGCGGTGGCGCGCCTTCTCGCCGAGAAGGGCCGCACCCTGGCTCTGGTGGAGTCGAACACGGGCGGGGCCATCCTCCAGCGCCTGTCCTCCTGGCCCGAGCGGGTGAAGTTCCTCAAGCGCGGCGTGGTGGCCCTCAATCCCGAGGAACTCTCGCGCATGTTCCGCCTCCCGCTCGACAAGGAGCCCTCCGGCCAGGACTTCGCCGAGGCCCTGGCCGTGCGCGTCCGGGAGGAGAGCGGCGCGGACCTGGGGCTGGCGGTCTTTGGGCCGAACCCTCCCGAGAACATCGAGCCGGAGAAGAGCCGGGCGGCCATCAAGGTCGGCAACACCTACGTCGCCCTCTCCACGGACAGCAAGGTGTTCCACTACGAGGGGAACTTCGGCGGGGACGAGCGCTTTGTTCAATCCCGAGTGCCCGTCTATGCCCTCGACCTCGTCCGGAGGGCCCTCCTGGGGCTGGATTAG
- a CDS encoding peptidoglycan DD-metalloendopeptidase family protein, with protein sequence MAIQLGRISPQGEKKVPAFRHLLLFGFLVLGPVPFLLGGCQTLDAPLQALLGYFRSEGDKGASEQAEIPSPPQFGALPSGRLQPDDAQPDDGSVSIQTGSFAPQDTVESLLRGNGLGPGQIQEVIAAAPAGYPLSRVGEGRSYEVAIGREGLLRLMFQLDDERRLRAYRTRRGHLRVRPERIPYDVEVVRLQGKIQGSLFETVARAGASPLVAMAVADIFGYVVDFHKELQEGDQIDILIERRSLHGKEEGFGRILAAKLAIGGRERSAYFFEPAGAYYSAQGETLRRSFLRSPLRYTRISSGFTGARFHPLLKRVRAHYGVDYAAPIGTPVRAVADGLVVLAGPQGEAGNMVRLVHQGQYETSYLHLSRFAKGIRAGRKVSQGDVIGYVGSTGLSTGPHLCYRIVRRGKPLDPISGDLPAGWPLPADQRAGFRRAVQQREAEWAEAPLLESAGAVASADATKPPAF encoded by the coding sequence GTGGCCATCCAGCTCGGGCGGATCTCCCCGCAGGGGGAGAAAAAGGTCCCGGCCTTCCGTCACCTCTTGCTTTTCGGTTTTCTCGTCCTGGGTCCGGTCCCTTTCCTGCTGGGAGGATGCCAGACGCTGGATGCCCCCCTCCAGGCGTTGCTCGGATACTTCCGCTCCGAAGGGGACAAAGGGGCTTCGGAGCAGGCGGAAATCCCCTCTCCGCCCCAGTTCGGGGCTCTTCCCAGCGGGCGGCTCCAGCCGGACGACGCCCAGCCGGACGACGGCTCCGTCTCGATCCAGACCGGGAGCTTCGCCCCCCAGGACACCGTGGAGAGTCTGCTGCGGGGCAACGGGCTCGGCCCGGGCCAGATACAAGAGGTCATCGCGGCCGCCCCGGCGGGATACCCCCTCTCCCGCGTGGGGGAGGGCCGGAGCTACGAGGTGGCCATCGGCCGGGAAGGGCTCCTGCGCCTGATGTTCCAGCTCGACGACGAGCGCCGCCTCCGCGCCTACCGGACGCGGCGGGGCCATCTGCGGGTCCGCCCCGAGCGGATCCCCTACGATGTCGAGGTGGTCCGGCTCCAGGGGAAGATCCAAGGCAGCCTGTTCGAGACGGTGGCCCGGGCGGGGGCCTCCCCCCTCGTGGCGATGGCGGTGGCGGACATCTTCGGCTACGTCGTCGACTTCCATAAGGAGCTGCAGGAAGGGGACCAGATCGACATCCTCATCGAGCGCCGCTCGCTCCATGGAAAGGAGGAGGGCTTCGGGCGGATTCTCGCCGCGAAGCTGGCGATCGGCGGCCGGGAGCGCTCGGCCTATTTCTTCGAGCCCGCCGGCGCCTACTACAGCGCCCAGGGCGAGACGCTCCGCCGGTCCTTCCTGCGCTCGCCGCTCCGGTACACCCGCATCAGCTCGGGCTTCACCGGCGCCCGCTTTCACCCCCTCCTCAAGCGCGTCCGGGCCCACTACGGGGTGGACTACGCGGCCCCCATCGGAACGCCCGTGCGGGCGGTGGCGGACGGCCTGGTGGTGTTGGCGGGCCCGCAGGGAGAGGCGGGGAACATGGTCCGCCTTGTGCATCAGGGGCAGTACGAGACCTCCTACCTTCACCTTTCCCGCTTCGCGAAAGGAATCCGGGCCGGAAGGAAGGTGAGCCAGGGCGACGTGATCGGCTATGTCGGCTCGACCGGCCTGTCCACCGGCCCTCATCTGTGCTATCGGATTGTCCGCCGGGGCAAGCCGCTTGACCCGATCTCGGGCGACCTGCCCGCCGGCTGGCCCCTTCCGGCGGACCAGCGGGCTGGGTTCCGGCGGGCCGTCCAGCAGCGCGAGGCGGAGTGGGCCGAGGCGCCCCTCCTGGAATCGGCCGGGGCGGTCGCGTCCGCGGACGCCACGAAGCCGCCTGCATTCTAA
- a CDS encoding gamma carbonic anhydrase family protein, whose product MLIPYEGRLPKVHPTAWLAETAVLIGDVEVGEESSVWYGCILRGDVMHIRVGKQVNIQDGSILHVERGKYPCILGDAVSVGHLAIVHGCEVGDGALIAMGAIVLNNVKVGAGAVVGAGSVVPEGKVIPPGTLWMGTPAKYVRDLREDERERFRMTAVHYSELKDSYRRA is encoded by the coding sequence ATGCTGATCCCGTACGAAGGAAGGCTGCCCAAGGTGCATCCGACTGCCTGGCTCGCCGAGACGGCTGTTCTCATCGGCGACGTCGAGGTCGGGGAGGAGTCCAGCGTCTGGTACGGATGCATCCTGCGGGGCGACGTCATGCACATCCGGGTCGGCAAGCAAGTGAACATCCAGGATGGCTCCATCCTGCATGTGGAAAGGGGCAAATATCCCTGCATCCTGGGGGATGCCGTGTCGGTGGGCCATTTGGCCATCGTCCACGGCTGCGAAGTCGGGGACGGCGCCCTCATCGCCATGGGCGCCATCGTCCTCAACAACGTTAAGGTGGGTGCGGGCGCAGTGGTGGGCGCGGGCTCGGTGGTGCCCGAGGGAAAGGTCATCCCCCCCGGGACCCTCTGGATGGGGACCCCAGCCAAGTACGTGCGCGACCTCCGCGAGGACGAGCGCGAGCGCTTCCGGATGACGGCTGTGCACTACAGCGAGCTGAAGGACAGCTACCGGCGGGCATAG
- a CDS encoding Ppx/GppA family phosphatase has product MKPSSHPSGRPLAAVVDLGTNAARLAMASLGSSGELISQGRWRELIRLGEGLARTGVLSPAAMDRGVATLRRFAALIAERRVDALDAVATSALREAANGGEFLARAGEAGVPLRVISAGEEARLALAGVWTSLAPAPPRAAVFDIGGGSLEIILAEEGRPVEAASVRAGVVYLTERHLTAMPTPPEQVEACAGAVREMLAGLPFPPPGEAALPLLGCGGVVALAGFMGKEGGERINGRMLGLGELEGWISRFARLDFAGRRALPGFEPGREDVALAGLIVAREVLRWSSREVFRVSTGGVREGRLRELLLGYK; this is encoded by the coding sequence ATGAAACCGTCTTCTCACCCTTCCGGGCGGCCCCTGGCCGCCGTCGTCGATCTGGGCACGAATGCCGCGCGGCTCGCCATGGCCTCCCTGGGGTCTTCCGGGGAATTAATCTCCCAGGGCCGCTGGCGCGAGCTGATCCGCCTGGGAGAGGGCCTGGCGCGGACGGGGGTTCTTTCCCCGGCCGCGATGGACCGGGGGGTCGCCACCCTGAGGCGTTTTGCGGCTCTCATCGCGGAGCGCCGGGTGGACGCCCTGGACGCCGTGGCGACGAGCGCCCTGCGCGAGGCGGCGAACGGGGGGGAGTTCCTCGCGCGGGCCGGGGAGGCGGGGGTCCCCCTGCGAGTGATTTCCGCTGGCGAGGAGGCCCGCCTGGCCCTGGCGGGGGTATGGACCAGCCTCGCGCCCGCGCCGCCGAGGGCGGCGGTCTTCGACATCGGCGGGGGCAGCCTCGAGATCATCCTCGCGGAGGAGGGGAGGCCGGTGGAGGCCGCCAGCGTCCGGGCGGGGGTGGTGTATCTCACCGAGCGGCACCTGACGGCGATGCCGACCCCTCCGGAGCAGGTGGAAGCGTGCGCGGGGGCGGTGCGCGAAATGCTGGCTGGCCTCCCGTTTCCGCCTCCGGGGGAGGCGGCCCTTCCCTTGCTCGGCTGCGGGGGGGTGGTCGCCCTGGCCGGTTTCATGGGCAAGGAGGGGGGGGAGAGGATCAACGGCCGGATGCTGGGCCTGGGCGAGCTGGAGGGTTGGATTTCCCGGTTCGCCCGCCTCGACTTCGCCGGCCGGCGGGCCTTGCCCGGGTTCGAGCCGGGGCGGGAGGACGTGGCGCTGGCGGGCTTGATCGTGGCCAGGGAGGTCCTCCGGTGGTCATCTCGGGAGGTTTTTCGGGTATCGACCGGAGGGGTGCGCGAGGGGCGGCTGCGGGAACTCCTGCTGGGGTACAAATAA
- a CDS encoding DUF177 domain-containing protein, with the protein MEGSLRISLSRVPDEGLDLDIEIETADLELEEGAWPPLRDVRLAGRLERTGPSEAVFRGEARGTFRLQCSLGLADFDFPVCEAVVVYFMPRPPEAGAEAEEDIELGESDLEVAYLDGEILDLGLPLRDQLGLAIPLQPKCPEKCLGEDPEMCRRLEAGEGVGGGQEADPRWSALRGWRK; encoded by the coding sequence ATGGAGGGAAGCCTCCGGATTTCCCTTTCCCGCGTCCCGGATGAAGGCCTCGATCTCGATATTGAGATTGAGACAGCGGATTTGGAACTGGAAGAAGGCGCCTGGCCCCCCCTGCGGGATGTGAGACTGGCGGGGCGGCTGGAGCGAACGGGACCCTCCGAGGCGGTTTTCAGGGGCGAGGCCCGGGGGACTTTCCGGCTGCAGTGCAGCCTGGGCCTGGCGGATTTCGATTTTCCCGTCTGCGAGGCCGTCGTGGTGTATTTCATGCCCCGGCCGCCGGAAGCCGGAGCGGAGGCAGAGGAAGACATCGAGCTGGGGGAGAGCGACCTCGAGGTGGCCTACCTCGACGGCGAAATCCTCGATCTCGGGCTTCCCCTCCGCGACCAATTGGGCCTGGCCATCCCGTTGCAGCCCAAGTGCCCGGAAAAGTGCCTGGGCGAAGACCCCGAGATGTGCCGGCGCCTGGAGGCGGGCGAAGGCGTCGGAGGGGGGCAGGAGGCCGACCCGCGCTGGTCGGCCCTTCGAGGCTGGCGGAAATAG
- the rpmF gene encoding 50S ribosomal protein L32 codes for MGLPKRRHSQTRGRKRRTHYKASTPPQAVCPNCGSAVLPHRVCTNCGHYKGRKVMEVTEP; via the coding sequence ATGGGTTTGCCCAAGCGCCGTCATTCACAGACCCGGGGCCGCAAGCGGAGGACGCACTACAAGGCGTCCACCCCGCCCCAGGCCGTGTGCCCCAACTGCGGCTCGGCCGTGCTTCCGCACCGCGTGTGCACGAACTGCGGCCACTACAAGGGCCGCAAGGTGATGGAAGTCACGGAGCCATAG
- the plsX gene encoding phosphate acyltransferase PlsX — protein MKIAVDAMGGDYAPAAAVEGAVLAWREFGIETILVGAPARIETELARLDARGLPLEVREATQTIEMGESPSRALKGKPDSSIRVAIRLVKGGEASAVFSAGDTGAAFASALYELQRLKGVIRPAIAALIPTLKGFSVMLDVGANLNPKPQQLFQYGLMGAVYTEAVLGKDRPTVGLLNVGGEDTKGTEALKEAHQLFNLSDLNFVGNVEGNTIFQGIPDVIVCDGFSGNVALKVSESLSEMFTSLLRDEVEHSFRSKIGYMFLQNGIKSMRKRTDYSEYGAAPLLGVGGLCTIGHGRSNPKAVKNAIRTTAEIVKRDLNTKIQAEIDKHLAVQRSGEVGWRLWNQIRTGLFHGSAQESAGKEREEL, from the coding sequence ATGAAAATCGCCGTTGACGCCATGGGAGGGGATTATGCCCCCGCCGCCGCCGTGGAAGGGGCGGTCCTCGCGTGGCGCGAGTTCGGGATCGAGACCATTCTCGTCGGCGCTCCCGCCCGCATCGAGACGGAACTCGCCCGGCTCGATGCGCGCGGCCTCCCCCTGGAGGTGAGGGAGGCCACTCAGACCATCGAGATGGGGGAGTCGCCCTCCCGCGCGCTGAAGGGCAAGCCCGATTCCTCCATCCGCGTCGCCATCCGGCTCGTGAAGGGCGGCGAGGCCTCGGCCGTCTTCTCGGCGGGCGATACCGGCGCCGCCTTCGCGTCGGCCCTCTACGAGCTGCAGCGGCTGAAAGGCGTCATCCGCCCCGCCATCGCCGCCCTCATCCCGACACTCAAGGGTTTCTCAGTCATGCTCGACGTGGGGGCCAACCTCAATCCCAAGCCGCAGCAGCTTTTCCAATACGGGCTCATGGGGGCCGTCTACACGGAAGCGGTGCTGGGCAAGGACCGCCCCACCGTCGGGCTGCTGAACGTCGGCGGCGAGGACACCAAGGGAACCGAGGCCCTCAAGGAAGCCCACCAGCTCTTCAACCTCAGCGATCTCAACTTCGTGGGCAACGTCGAGGGGAACACGATCTTCCAGGGCATACCGGACGTGATCGTTTGCGACGGCTTCTCGGGGAACGTGGCCCTGAAGGTGAGCGAGAGCCTGAGCGAGATGTTCACCTCGCTTCTCCGGGACGAGGTCGAGCACTCCTTCCGCAGCAAGATCGGCTACATGTTCCTCCAGAACGGCATCAAGTCCATGCGCAAGCGGACGGACTATTCCGAGTACGGCGCGGCGCCTCTGCTGGGCGTGGGCGGGCTGTGCACCATCGGGCATGGGCGGAGCAACCCCAAGGCCGTGAAGAATGCCATCCGGACCACCGCGGAGATCGTGAAGCGCGATCTCAACACCAAGATTCAGGCCGAGATTGACAAGCACCTCGCCGTCCAGCGCAGCGGGGAGGTCGGCTGGCGGCTGTGGAACCAGATTCGGACGGGGCTTTTCCACGGCTCCGCTCAAGAATCAGCGGGCAAGGAGAGAGAGGAACTGTAG
- a CDS encoding ketoacyl-ACP synthase III: MKRSAILGTGSYVPDKILTNADLEKMVDTSDQWIRERTGIRERRVAGPEIAASDLGIRAANSALEAAGMDSKDLDLIIFTTLTPDTMCPAAACWLQAGIGAHKAAAFDLNAACSGFIYGLQTADAYIRSGLMRNVLLVSVDIMTRVIDWSDRGTCVLWGDGAGAVVISAANDGRKGVIDSLIRSDGREAELIFIAGSGSRLSPITPQAVQNHEHTLKMKGQETFKTAVRCFIDVCVETLERNGMKLSDVDVFIPHQANLRIIEAVAKRLQLSMDRIIVTVDKYGNMSSATIPVALDEWVREGKIRRGDHVLMAAFGGGLTWGASLVEW; the protein is encoded by the coding sequence ATGAAGCGCTCAGCCATCCTCGGGACGGGGTCCTATGTCCCGGACAAGATTCTGACGAACGCGGACCTCGAGAAGATGGTCGACACGAGCGACCAGTGGATCCGCGAGCGCACCGGCATCCGCGAGCGGCGTGTGGCCGGCCCCGAGATCGCCGCCTCCGACCTGGGCATCCGGGCGGCCAACAGCGCCCTCGAGGCGGCGGGGATGGATTCCAAGGATCTCGACCTCATCATCTTCACCACCCTGACGCCGGACACCATGTGCCCCGCCGCCGCCTGCTGGCTCCAGGCCGGCATCGGCGCCCACAAGGCCGCCGCCTTCGATCTGAACGCGGCCTGCTCGGGTTTCATCTACGGGCTCCAGACCGCCGACGCCTACATCCGCTCCGGCCTGATGCGGAACGTCCTGCTGGTCTCGGTGGACATCATGACCCGCGTCATCGACTGGTCCGACCGGGGCACCTGTGTCCTCTGGGGTGACGGCGCGGGCGCCGTCGTCATAAGCGCCGCGAACGACGGCCGCAAGGGCGTCATCGACTCCCTCATCCGCAGCGACGGGCGGGAGGCCGAGCTCATCTTCATCGCGGGCAGCGGCTCCCGCCTCTCGCCCATCACGCCCCAGGCCGTCCAGAACCACGAGCACACGCTCAAGATGAAGGGGCAGGAAACCTTCAAGACCGCCGTCCGCTGCTTCATCGACGTGTGCGTGGAGACCCTGGAGCGCAACGGCATGAAGCTCTCGGACGTCGACGTCTTCATCCCGCACCAGGCGAACCTGCGCATCATCGAGGCGGTGGCGAAGCGCCTCCAGCTTTCGATGGACCGCATCATCGTCACCGTCGACAAGTATGGTAATATGTCCTCCGCCACCATCCCGGTCGCCTTGGACGAATGGGTGCGGGAAGGGAAAATCCGCCGCGGCGATCACGTGCTGATGGCCGCTTTCGGCGGAGGGCTCACTTGGGGAGCGTCGCTGGTCGAATGGTAG
- the fabD gene encoding ACP S-malonyltransferase codes for MTDVKKRIAFLFPGQGSQYVGMGRDFHERFPLACRIYEMASEILGWDVAKLSFEGPMERLTETRHTQPAILVHSYIAFRLLEERGVRPSMTLGHSLGEYSALVAAGAADFETALRLVQARGRFMHEAVPAGGGAMAALLGAEREVAEAVCREAEGVVEVANYNGAGQYVLSGERKAVEAAAALAELRGARKAVMLPVGAPFHSSLLTEAAARMSEILDGTDFRPLSVPVYANVTGRPIRDAAEAKDLLKRQVRSSVRWEDAMVSAGEAKPDAVVEVGPGKVLSGLSRRILREIPVWNVEDGESLEKTVAGIAQLA; via the coding sequence ATGACCGACGTCAAGAAGCGCATCGCGTTCCTCTTCCCCGGCCAGGGCTCCCAGTACGTGGGCATGGGCAGGGACTTTCACGAGCGGTTCCCGCTGGCCTGCCGCATCTACGAGATGGCGTCCGAGATCCTGGGCTGGGACGTGGCCAAGCTGAGCTTCGAGGGGCCGATGGAGAGGCTCACCGAAACCCGCCACACCCAGCCGGCCATCCTGGTCCACAGCTACATCGCGTTCCGCCTGCTGGAGGAGAGGGGCGTGCGGCCCTCCATGACGCTGGGGCACAGCCTCGGCGAGTACTCCGCCCTGGTCGCCGCCGGCGCGGCCGATTTCGAGACGGCGCTCCGGCTGGTGCAGGCGCGGGGGCGCTTCATGCACGAGGCCGTCCCCGCCGGCGGTGGTGCCATGGCGGCGCTCCTGGGGGCGGAGCGCGAGGTGGCCGAGGCCGTCTGCCGGGAGGCCGAGGGCGTGGTCGAGGTGGCCAACTACAACGGTGCGGGGCAGTACGTCCTCTCCGGCGAGCGCAAGGCCGTGGAGGCCGCCGCCGCACTGGCCGAGCTGCGGGGCGCGCGCAAGGCGGTGATGCTCCCGGTGGGGGCGCCCTTCCACAGTTCCCTGCTCACCGAGGCCGCCGCCCGCATGAGCGAGATACTCGACGGCACGGACTTCCGGCCCCTCTCCGTCCCGGTCTACGCCAACGTCACGGGCCGGCCGATCCGCGACGCCGCGGAGGCCAAGGATCTGCTCAAGCGGCAGGTGCGCTCCTCCGTGCGGTGGGAGGACGCGATGGTATCGGCGGGGGAGGCCAAGCCGGACGCCGTGGTCGAGGTGGGCCCCGGCAAAGTGCTGTCCGGCCTGAGCCGCCGGATTTTGCGCGAGATACCCGTCTGGAACGTCGAGGACGGCGAAAGCCTGGAAAAAACAGTCGCGGGAATCGCTCAACTCGCTTGA
- a CDS encoding acyl carrier protein, with amino-acid sequence MPLGSGYPLHAGRAQAARTKTGGWIVTEGTENIAAQVKEIVAEQLSVDAEKVVPEASFINDLGADSLDTVELVMAFEEKFGLEIPDEDAEKISTVQDAVNYIASRKPAGAH; translated from the coding sequence ATGCCGCTGGGTTCCGGCTACCCCCTTCATGCGGGGCGGGCACAGGCGGCACGGACAAAGACGGGAGGGTGGATCGTGACGGAAGGCACGGAGAACATCGCCGCTCAGGTGAAGGAGATCGTAGCGGAGCAGTTGAGCGTGGACGCCGAGAAGGTGGTCCCCGAGGCCTCCTTCATCAACGACCTCGGCGCCGACTCGCTCGACACGGTGGAACTCGTGATGGCCTTCGAGGAGAAGTTCGGCCTCGAGATCCCGGACGAGGACGCCGAGAAGATTTCTACCGTGCAGGATGCCGTCAACTACATCGCCAGCCGCAAGCCGGCAGGGGCGCATTAG